Proteins encoded together in one Halorubellus sp. JP-L1 window:
- a CDS encoding carotenoid biosynthesis protein, translating to MLSPYASFELLTVVVAGLCGVHAYRTRDLPFFGTAVVYGVVLEKLVVLGFEDYTYPAARFVDVAGIPLAIGLGWSVVLYAGYETARRWEIDPPARAAFVALFVLHVDLALDAVAIRVQPVGFWTWTPAGEYFGVPLGNFFGWFAVGFLFVAVYDVALGRAATAAWSDGVDEVRARAVAAAVTLVAASALLYVAMFAWDVVTLESTLRKAIVLGSCMVAAGIAVARSNASLRQPATLPSLAVFLTHGYFLAALLWLGVHRTEPFLLAMSLAMLGVAAALHVAPVVLARGRSPEATPETP from the coding sequence ATGCTCTCGCCGTACGCGAGCTTCGAGCTCCTGACGGTCGTCGTCGCGGGTCTCTGTGGCGTGCACGCGTACCGGACTCGCGACCTGCCGTTCTTCGGAACGGCCGTCGTCTACGGGGTCGTGCTGGAGAAGCTCGTCGTCCTCGGGTTCGAGGACTACACGTACCCGGCCGCGCGGTTCGTCGACGTCGCCGGCATTCCGCTCGCGATCGGGCTCGGGTGGAGCGTCGTCCTGTACGCGGGCTACGAGACCGCGCGCCGCTGGGAGATCGACCCGCCTGCTCGCGCGGCGTTCGTCGCGCTGTTCGTGCTGCACGTCGACCTCGCGCTCGACGCCGTCGCCATCCGCGTCCAGCCCGTCGGGTTCTGGACGTGGACGCCCGCCGGCGAGTACTTCGGCGTGCCGCTCGGGAACTTCTTCGGGTGGTTCGCGGTCGGCTTCCTGTTCGTCGCCGTCTACGACGTCGCGCTCGGTCGCGCAGCGACCGCGGCGTGGTCCGACGGGGTGGACGAGGTCAGGGCCCGAGCAGTGGCTGCCGCGGTGACGCTCGTCGCCGCGTCCGCGCTCCTCTACGTCGCGATGTTCGCGTGGGACGTCGTGACGCTCGAGTCGACGCTCCGGAAGGCGATCGTCCTCGGGTCCTGCATGGTCGCCGCTGGTATCGCCGTCGCGCGCTCGAACGCGTCGCTCCGCCAGCCCGCGACGCTCCCGTCGCTCGCGGTGTTCCTCACGCACGGCTACTTCCTCGCCGCGCTCCTCTGGCTCGGCGTCCACCGCACGGAGCCGTTCCTCCTCGCGATGAGTCTCGCGATGCTCGGCGTCGCCGCCGCCCTCCACGTCGCCCCCGTCGTCCTCGCCCGCGGGCGCTCGCCGGAGGCGACGCCCGAGACGCCCTGA
- a CDS encoding M20 family metallopeptidase produces MTNPSSNVGADGDGRDEPPERDEPPERDAVPEVVALTRELVAVPVDDAEAVAGDRIEAWLREHAPGDVLRDDHGNVFARRTPGSEPAETDRELADAGDVTARDRPTLALVGHHDVVPPDDSQVAADGTIAFESSADGERVRGRGTADMKGAVAATMLAFRDADLTDSTAPERDLAFASFVGEEAGGVGARAAIADGFAPEWAVVGEGSTGYSTPDATDVAVAHKGRRAVTVTADGTSVHASVPEDGANAIYRATDAVDVLRELEWPSVDVAGETISGSVVVTEIDGGSAWNVVPDSCSVTVDERTVPGERAPVSRVEAVDGVTWTVDQDLPPMRCRDDAFADAVLAAAADSQDATPELVSKPHATDAGWLDDRAGVACVVCGVAEPGEAHTAGESASVAVLDRCARIYRAIAERPFA; encoded by the coding sequence ATGACGAATCCGAGTTCGAACGTGGGCGCTGACGGCGACGGGCGCGACGAGCCACCCGAACGCGACGAGCCACCCGAACGCGACGCGGTCCCGGAGGTCGTGGCGTTGACGCGCGAACTCGTCGCCGTTCCCGTCGACGACGCCGAGGCCGTCGCGGGCGACCGCATCGAGGCGTGGCTCCGCGAGCACGCCCCCGGCGACGTCCTGCGGGACGATCACGGGAACGTGTTCGCGCGTCGGACGCCCGGGAGCGAACCTGCGGAGACCGACCGCGAGCTCGCGGACGCGGGGGACGTGACCGCGCGCGACCGGCCGACGCTCGCGCTCGTCGGCCACCACGACGTGGTGCCGCCGGACGACTCGCAGGTCGCGGCCGACGGGACCATCGCGTTCGAATCGAGCGCGGACGGCGAGCGCGTCAGGGGTCGCGGGACGGCGGACATGAAGGGCGCGGTCGCGGCGACGATGCTCGCGTTCCGGGACGCCGACCTTACTGACTCCACTGCACCCGAGCGCGATCTCGCGTTCGCGTCGTTCGTCGGCGAGGAAGCGGGCGGCGTCGGCGCTCGCGCGGCGATCGCGGACGGGTTCGCGCCCGAGTGGGCAGTGGTCGGCGAGGGGTCGACTGGGTACTCGACGCCGGACGCGACCGACGTCGCGGTCGCGCACAAGGGCCGGCGAGCGGTCACCGTCACCGCCGACGGAACCTCGGTGCACGCGAGCGTCCCCGAGGACGGCGCGAACGCCATCTACCGCGCGACGGATGCGGTCGACGTCCTACGCGAACTCGAGTGGCCGAGCGTCGACGTCGCCGGCGAGACGATCTCGGGGAGCGTCGTCGTCACGGAGATCGACGGCGGGAGCGCGTGGAACGTCGTCCCCGACTCCTGTTCGGTGACGGTGGACGAGCGGACGGTGCCCGGGGAGCGCGCGCCCGTCTCGCGCGTCGAGGCCGTCGACGGCGTCACGTGGACGGTCGACCAGGACCTCCCGCCGATGCGCTGTCGCGACGACGCGTTCGCGGACGCCGTGCTCGCGGCGGCGGCCGACTCGCAGGACGCGACGCCCGAACTGGTGAGCAAGCCGCACGCGACCGACGCGGGGTGGCTCGACGACCGCGCCGGCGTCGCCTGCGTCGTCTGCGGCGTCGCCGAACCGGGCGAAGCCCACACCGCCGGGGAGAGCGCGAGCGTCGCCGTCCTCGACCGCTGTGCGCGAATCTACCGCGCGATCGCCGAGCGACCGTTCGCCTGA
- a CDS encoding DUF368 domain-containing protein: MTDDANGLSLRMFLVGLCMGTADAVPGVSGGTIALLAGIYDRLIDAITDLTPDAAVRALRAVASLDAGGLWAVVEDTDALFLGTLAVGISLAIVVISRIVHYAEVTHPVALFGFFFGLIFASALVLSRQISLDTRRHAIAAVAGFLVAFTLSGDVELLAGHNLALTFFAGTVAISATILPGISGALILVVLGQYTYLTEALSGFVDAALALATGGAVDRVLDPAATVVAFLAGAAVGLLTVARLVDRALEADRRTTMAFLVALVAGALRAPVTEVSRREGLAWTTDVLAQFVAVAVVGAVILFALDRYAVDIDVDTGDLDDVDADVAGHDR; encoded by the coding sequence ATGACGGACGACGCCAACGGACTCTCTCTCCGCATGTTCCTCGTCGGACTCTGCATGGGGACCGCCGACGCCGTCCCCGGCGTCTCCGGCGGCACCATCGCACTCCTGGCCGGCATCTACGACCGTCTCATCGACGCCATCACCGACCTGACGCCGGACGCCGCCGTTCGCGCGCTCCGCGCGGTCGCGAGCCTCGACGCGGGCGGCCTCTGGGCGGTCGTCGAGGACACCGACGCGCTCTTCTTGGGGACGCTCGCCGTCGGCATCTCCCTCGCGATCGTCGTCATCTCCCGCATCGTCCACTACGCCGAGGTCACCCACCCCGTCGCGCTGTTCGGGTTCTTCTTCGGGCTCATCTTCGCGAGCGCGCTCGTGCTCTCCCGCCAGATCAGTCTCGACACGCGCCGGCACGCGATCGCGGCCGTCGCCGGGTTCCTCGTCGCGTTCACGCTCTCGGGCGACGTCGAACTGCTCGCCGGTCACAACCTCGCACTCACGTTCTTCGCCGGCACGGTCGCCATCAGCGCCACCATCCTCCCCGGCATCTCGGGCGCGCTCATCCTCGTCGTCCTCGGACAGTACACGTACCTCACCGAGGCACTCTCCGGGTTCGTCGACGCCGCGCTCGCGCTCGCGACCGGCGGCGCGGTCGACCGCGTCCTCGACCCCGCCGCGACCGTCGTCGCGTTCCTCGCCGGCGCCGCCGTCGGCCTCCTCACGGTCGCGCGCCTCGTCGACCGCGCGCTCGAGGCCGACCGCCGGACCACCATGGCCTTCCTCGTCGCACTCGTCGCCGGCGCCCTCCGCGCGCCCGTCACCGAAGTCTCGCGGCGCGAGGGCCTCGCGTGGACGACCGACGTCCTCGCGCAGTTCGTCGCCGTCGCCGTCGTCGGCGCCGTCATCCTGTTCGCGCTCGACCGCTACGCCGTCGACATCGACGTCGACACCGGCGACCTCGACGACGTCGACGCGGACGTCGCCGGCCACGACCGCTGA
- a CDS encoding PINc/VapC family ATPase has translation MNVVPDTSVVVDGRVSAKVDDGTYEGATVMVPEAVVAELEAQANAGHDTGWAGLEELQRLAERADDDVINLKYVGERPDDVAIDAASEGEIDALIREIAEDRGATFLTSDVVQGQVATAKGIDVDVVSPEVEELGTLAIENYFDDDTMSVHLKAGAVPKAKRGEIGDMHYVPVADDPLDEATMDEYANEVVNAAKEESDGFLELSKTGMDIVQFRDYRIAVARPPFADGIEITAVRPIALTTIEDYEFADELTDRLLERQRGVLISGSPGAGKSTFAQAVANYLAEHDFSVKTMEKPRDLQVGPDITQYTELDGSMANTADSLLMVRPDYTIYDEVRKTDDFEVFADMRLAGVGMVGVVHATRAIDALQRLVGRVELGMIPQVVDTVVYIEAGEVDTVYDVKTEVKVPHGLTEEDLARPVITINEFESGEPKYEIYTFNRQVVTVPLEDAGESSDSGVDRIAKQEIEREIRSIARGHVSVQLKGQNTAVVYVDDDDISSVIGKGGGRIQDVENRLGIDIDVRTHDENPHYETGGSSGSANASSGSASASGGSGGAEETGQLVQPEITSRHVVIPVEGHTGETVEVRAGNEYLFTATVGRGGEVQVSRGSGIAEELERAVDRKATIAVHTA, from the coding sequence ATGAACGTAGTCCCGGACACGAGCGTGGTCGTCGACGGCCGCGTGTCCGCGAAGGTCGACGACGGCACGTACGAGGGCGCGACCGTCATGGTCCCCGAGGCCGTCGTCGCCGAGCTCGAAGCGCAGGCCAACGCCGGCCACGACACCGGCTGGGCGGGCCTGGAGGAACTGCAGCGACTCGCCGAGCGCGCCGACGACGACGTCATCAATCTGAAGTACGTCGGGGAGCGTCCCGACGACGTCGCCATCGACGCGGCGAGCGAGGGCGAGATCGACGCGCTCATCCGCGAGATCGCGGAGGACCGCGGCGCGACGTTCCTGACGAGCGACGTCGTCCAGGGCCAGGTCGCGACGGCCAAGGGCATCGACGTCGACGTCGTCTCCCCGGAGGTCGAGGAACTCGGGACGCTCGCCATCGAGAACTACTTCGACGACGACACGATGAGCGTCCACCTCAAGGCGGGCGCGGTCCCGAAGGCAAAGCGCGGCGAGATCGGCGACATGCACTACGTCCCGGTCGCGGACGACCCGCTCGACGAGGCGACGATGGACGAGTACGCGAACGAGGTCGTCAACGCCGCCAAGGAGGAGTCGGACGGGTTCCTCGAGCTCTCGAAGACGGGGATGGACATCGTGCAGTTCCGCGACTACCGGATCGCGGTCGCGCGCCCGCCGTTCGCGGACGGCATCGAGATCACGGCCGTCCGCCCGATCGCGCTCACGACCATCGAGGACTACGAGTTCGCGGACGAACTCACCGACCGCCTCCTCGAGCGCCAGCGCGGCGTCCTCATCTCCGGGAGCCCCGGTGCGGGGAAGTCGACGTTCGCGCAAGCCGTCGCGAACTACCTCGCAGAGCACGACTTCTCCGTGAAGACGATGGAGAAACCCCGCGACCTCCAGGTCGGGCCGGACATCACGCAGTACACGGAACTCGACGGGTCGATGGCGAACACCGCCGACTCGCTCCTGATGGTGCGGCCGGACTACACGATCTACGACGAGGTCCGGAAGACCGACGACTTCGAGGTGTTCGCGGACATGCGACTCGCGGGCGTCGGCATGGTCGGCGTCGTGCACGCGACGCGCGCGATCGACGCGCTCCAGCGCCTCGTCGGCCGCGTCGAACTCGGGATGATCCCGCAGGTCGTCGACACGGTCGTCTACATCGAAGCCGGCGAAGTCGACACCGTGTACGACGTCAAGACCGAGGTGAAGGTCCCGCACGGCCTCACCGAGGAGGACCTCGCGCGCCCCGTCATCACGATCAACGAGTTCGAGAGCGGCGAACCCAAGTACGAGATCTACACGTTCAACCGGCAGGTCGTCACGGTCCCGCTGGAGGACGCCGGCGAGAGCAGCGACTCCGGCGTCGACCGCATCGCGAAGCAAGAGATCGAGCGCGAGATCCGCTCGATCGCTCGCGGCCACGTCAGCGTCCAGCTGAAGGGCCAGAACACGGCAGTCGTCTACGTCGACGACGACGACATCTCGAGCGTCATCGGGAAGGGCGGCGGCCGCATCCAGGACGTCGAGAACCGCCTCGGGATCGACATCGACGTCCGCACGCACGACGAGAACCCCCACTACGAGACTGGCGGGTCGAGCGGGTCGGCGAACGCGTCGAGCGGCTCCGCGAGCGCGTCGGGCGGGTCCGGCGGCGCCGAGGAGACCGGCCAGCTCGTCCAGCCGGAGATCACGAGCCGACACGTCGTCATCCCGGTCGAGGGTCACACGGGCGAGACCGTCGAGGTGCGCGCTGGCAACGAGTACCTGTTCACGGCGACCGTCGGCCGCGGCGGCGAGGTCCAGGTGTCTCGGGGGAGCGGCATCGCGGAGGAGTTAGAGCGCGCCGTCGACCGGAAGGCGACCATCGCCGTCCACACGGCCTGA
- a CDS encoding plastocyanin/azurin family copper-binding protein: protein MTRPSTSADASDDDARIDEATGDDATADETSPRPTTAALSRVSRRSFAKATGGLVGLAAVSGLGASQEGTETGGDQSAGIRIGMVSATNGPNFYSDPVQWVEAGSTVTWELVQGAHTATAYAEANDRPQRVPADATGWDSGLLDERGATFERTFEAPGVYDYFCRPHESLGMVGRVVVGTPDLANEPALAEPQDSLPDAAAEMLAALNAVTTATFGRGQGAGQ, encoded by the coding sequence ATGACTCGTCCATCCACTTCCGCCGACGCGAGCGACGACGACGCGCGTATCGACGAAGCGACTGGCGACGACGCGACTGCCGACGAAACCAGTCCACGCCCGACGACCGCCGCCCTGTCGAGAGTGAGTCGCCGGTCGTTCGCGAAGGCGACCGGCGGCCTCGTCGGACTCGCGGCCGTCTCCGGACTCGGCGCGAGCCAGGAGGGGACCGAGACGGGTGGCGATCAGTCGGCCGGGATACGGATCGGGATGGTCTCGGCGACGAACGGGCCGAACTTCTACAGCGACCCCGTCCAGTGGGTCGAGGCCGGGAGCACCGTGACGTGGGAGCTCGTCCAGGGCGCGCACACCGCGACCGCGTACGCCGAGGCGAACGACCGCCCGCAGCGCGTGCCCGCGGACGCGACCGGCTGGGACAGCGGCCTCCTCGACGAGCGGGGCGCGACGTTCGAACGGACGTTCGAGGCCCCCGGCGTCTACGACTACTTCTGTCGTCCCCACGAGAGCCTCGGGATGGTCGGCAGGGTCGTGGTCGGAACGCCGGACCTCGCGAACGAACCGGCGCTCGCGGAGCCACAGGACTCGCTCCCGGACGCCGCCGCGGAGATGCTCGCGGCACTGAACGCGGTCACGACCGCGACGTTCGGGCGAGGCCAGGGCGCGGGCCAATAG
- a CDS encoding winged helix-turn-helix domain-containing protein: MSDSGEDLDELPPSAKLVYKVLEYDGPLTQKQIVEESMLSARTVRYALERLQDIDLVSQDVYFADARQSLYELTGEPIAADGGEAEGDVETCCAE; the protein is encoded by the coding sequence ATGAGTGACTCAGGGGAGGACCTCGACGAGCTACCGCCGAGCGCGAAACTCGTCTACAAGGTACTCGAATACGACGGCCCGCTCACCCAGAAACAGATAGTCGAGGAGTCGATGCTGTCGGCGCGCACGGTCCGGTACGCCCTGGAGCGACTGCAGGACATCGACCTCGTCAGTCAGGACGTCTACTTCGCGGACGCCCGCCAGAGCCTGTACGAGTTGACGGGCGAACCCATCGCCGCGGACGGCGGCGAGGCCGAGGGCGACGTCGAGACCTGCTGCGCGGAGTAA